The genomic window GCAACAGAAAGAAGTCGCTTTTTCATAAATAGAAATTGTTTTGTCAATTAGTGCCAAATTTACTTTAAATGTTACAAAAAGTTAAAATAAATTTTAGCGAAGGAAAATTAAATACATCATGTTAGAAATTATAATATGAAATTCTAAGTTCTAAAACCAAAATTTGAATTCTCCATAGAATACACTAATTTTGTGTTCCCAAAATTTTTTGCTGTATGGAGGATTATCTGAAAGGACTGAATGAATCACAATTTGAAGCCGTTACTACTTTACAAGGACCATTGATGGTGCTTGCAGGAGCCGGTTCCGGAAAAACCCGTGTTCTCACCATGCGTATTGCTCATTTGATTACCAATGGAGTAGATCCTTTCAATATTCTGGCGCTAACCTTTACCAATAAGGCCGCAAAAGAAATGAAAGAACGTATCGCAAAAGTGGTGGGACAGAGCAATGCGAAAAGTCTCTGGATGGGAACTTTTCACTCGGTTTTTGCGAGAATCCTGAGAAGCGAAGCCCATTATTTGGGATACCCTTCCAATTTCACGATTTACGATCAGCAAGACGCTTTAAACGTTATCAAAAAAGTGTTGAAAGACATGAATATTGATGCTGATTTATATAAACCTAAAAAAGTTCAGGCAAGAATTTCCACCTACAAGAACAACCTGATTACGGTAAAAGCATATTATGCCAATCCTGAATTAATGGAAGCTGATGAAAAAGCCAACATGAAATTCATCGGGCAGATTTACCAAAGATATGTAGAGCAATGCTTTAAAAACGGATCGATGGATTTTGATGATTTACTGTTAAAAACCAACGAATTATTGACACGTTTTCCTGAAGTGCTGGCTAAATATCAGGACAGGTTCAGATATATTCTGGTAGATGAGTATCAGGATACCAACCATTCTCAGTATTTGATTGTAAAAGCTTTGGCTTCAAAATTTGAAAATATTTGTGTGGTAGGAGACGATGCACAGTCGATTTACTCTTTCCGTGGTGCCAATATTTACAATATCCTAAACTTTAAGAAAGATTATCCTGATGCGGTAACCGTTGCTTTGGAGCAAAACTACCGTTCAACACAAAATATCGTAAATGCAGCGAATGTTGTGATTGCTAAAAACCTTCAGCAGTTCAAGAAAAATGTCTTCAGTGAAAATGAAGAAGGGGAGAAGATCAAAGTATATCGCTCCATGTCTGATGCGGATGAAGCGAATTTCGTAGCCGGAAATATCTGGGAAACCAGAAACCGTGAGCAAAGAAAATACGGTGATTTTGCCATTTTATATCGTACCAACTCTCAGACACGTGCTTTTGAAGACGCGTTGAGACGTAAAAATATTCCGTATAAAGTATACGGAGGTCTGTCTTTCTACCAAAGAAAAGAAGTAAAGGATTTGATCGCTTATCTGCGACTTCTGGTGAATGAAAATGATTCGGAAGCGTTGATGAGAATCATTAATTATCCGGCAAGAGGAATTGGAGAAACAACTCAGAATAAATTAGTGGTATTTGCCGATGCTCAAAATGTTGCGGTTTCTAGTGTATTAAGTAACCTTCCGATCTATGCTCCGCAATTGGGTTTAAATAATGGAGTTTTGAACAAACTGAATGATTTTTGGTCGATGATCAAGGCATTTCAGGTATTGCTGAAAACAGAAACGGCTTATAATGTGGCGATGGAAGTGGCGAAACGAAGCGGTTTAATTAAATTTTTAAAAGACGATCAGACTCCGGAAGGAATTTCACGTGTAGAAAACGTTCAGGAATTGATGAACTCGATGCAGGGTTTCATTGAAGAACAGATGCAGCTGGAAGACGGAGATCCGAGCTTACCGAACTTCCTTGAAAATATTGCGCTTTCTGCGGATACCCAAGTGAAAGATGATGAGGAAGATATGGTTTCATTAATGACCATTCACTTGTCTAAAGGGTTGGAATTCCCGGTGGTTCACCTGGTTGGTTTGGAAGAAAACCTTTTCCCGAGTTTTATGAGTTCTGCAACCCGAGAAGATCTGGAAGAAGAAAGACGTTTGTTTTATGTTGCGTTAACAAGAGCTGAAAAACAAGCTTTTTTCTCTTATGCAATTTCACGTTTTCAGTGGGGGAAAATTACCGATGCGGAACCTTCAAGATTCTTAAGTGAAATTGATGAGCAGTATATTGAATTTGTAAATCCGGCCATTGAAAAACGATTCATTAATAATTCAGGGGTGAAATCTAACATATTTGATGAGCATCCTTCTGAAATGAAAAGCTTCAAAAGAGTTGAAAAGAAAACAATCGAAAGAAGTGAAAAATCTAAACCTATTGCAGAACCAAGAAAGCTGAAACCGGTAAGTACAGCGAAGATTATCAACCCAAGCGGGGCTTCTTCCCAGGATATTGAAGTAGGAGATAAGGTAAGACACG from Chryseobacterium camelliae includes these protein-coding regions:
- a CDS encoding ATP-dependent helicase is translated as MEDYLKGLNESQFEAVTTLQGPLMVLAGAGSGKTRVLTMRIAHLITNGVDPFNILALTFTNKAAKEMKERIAKVVGQSNAKSLWMGTFHSVFARILRSEAHYLGYPSNFTIYDQQDALNVIKKVLKDMNIDADLYKPKKVQARISTYKNNLITVKAYYANPELMEADEKANMKFIGQIYQRYVEQCFKNGSMDFDDLLLKTNELLTRFPEVLAKYQDRFRYILVDEYQDTNHSQYLIVKALASKFENICVVGDDAQSIYSFRGANIYNILNFKKDYPDAVTVALEQNYRSTQNIVNAANVVIAKNLQQFKKNVFSENEEGEKIKVYRSMSDADEANFVAGNIWETRNREQRKYGDFAILYRTNSQTRAFEDALRRKNIPYKVYGGLSFYQRKEVKDLIAYLRLLVNENDSEALMRIINYPARGIGETTQNKLVVFADAQNVAVSSVLSNLPIYAPQLGLNNGVLNKLNDFWSMIKAFQVLLKTETAYNVAMEVAKRSGLIKFLKDDQTPEGISRVENVQELMNSMQGFIEEQMQLEDGDPSLPNFLENIALSADTQVKDDEEDMVSLMTIHLSKGLEFPVVHLVGLEENLFPSFMSSATREDLEEERRLFYVALTRAEKQAFFSYAISRFQWGKITDAEPSRFLSEIDEQYIEFVNPAIEKRFINNSGVKSNIFDEHPSEMKSFKRVEKKTIERSEKSKPIAEPRKLKPVSTAKIINPSGASSQDIEVGDKVRHDRFGIGEVTFLDGTDPQNIKAKVVFMHEGEKNLILKYAKLTKI